In Nocardioides dokdonensis FR1436, the following are encoded in one genomic region:
- a CDS encoding 2'-5' RNA ligase family protein, with the protein MVTIGVAVAIPEPWGSELQDYRTAIGDTTATQIPTHITLVPPTEIAADALSGIEDHLRTAATTVEPFRVHLRGTGTFRPVSPVVFVAVAEGIAGCEQLAAAVRRGPLDVDLSFPYHPHVTVAHELGETVLDQVFDDLAGFECRFDVDAFHLYVHEEHHGWQPTQEIPLRCPAPVDQQE; encoded by the coding sequence GTGGTCACGATCGGCGTCGCTGTCGCCATCCCGGAGCCCTGGGGCAGCGAGCTGCAGGACTACCGCACGGCGATCGGCGACACCACCGCCACCCAGATCCCGACCCACATCACCCTGGTGCCGCCCACCGAGATCGCAGCCGACGCCCTGAGCGGGATCGAGGACCACCTGCGGACCGCGGCCACCACCGTCGAGCCCTTCCGGGTCCACCTGCGCGGCACCGGCACCTTCCGACCCGTCTCCCCGGTCGTCTTCGTCGCCGTGGCCGAGGGGATCGCCGGCTGCGAGCAGCTGGCCGCCGCCGTGCGCCGCGGCCCGCTCGACGTCGACCTGAGCTTCCCGTACCACCCCCACGTCACGGTCGCCCACGAGCTGGGCGAGACCGTCCTGGACCAGGTCTTCGACGACCTGGCCGGCTTCGAGTGCCGCTTCGACGTCGATGCCTTCCACCTCTACGTGCACGAGGAGCACCACGGGTGGCAGCCCACGCAGGAGATCCCCCTCAGGTGTCCTGCGCCCGTCGACCAGCAGGAGTAG
- the trpS gene encoding tryptophan--tRNA ligase, translating to MAATTQPEVSVPAAPPSGARPRVLSGIQPTADSFHFGNYLGALRQWVGLQHDHQPFFFIADLHAITVEQDPKVLRERTLRAAAQLLAMGIDPERSAIFVQSQVPAHAQLGWVLQCLTGFGEARRMTQFKDKSAKGGEGAASVGLFTYPVLQAADILLYRPHFVPVGEDQRQHLELTRDLAQRFNHRYKKTFRLPEPYILKATAKIADLQEPTAKMSKSASSAAGIIDLLDQPSVSAKKIRSAVTDSDNDVRFDRDEKPGVSNLLTIYSALTGEGVHDLVEQYAGRGYGDLKKDLAEIVVGVVTPFRDRTLELLDDQAYLSEVLRRGADQANEVAEATLRDVYQRVGFVAPTRSR from the coding sequence ATGGCAGCCACCACCCAGCCCGAGGTGTCCGTGCCGGCAGCGCCGCCCTCGGGCGCCCGCCCGCGCGTCCTGTCGGGCATCCAGCCGACGGCCGACTCCTTCCACTTCGGCAACTACCTCGGTGCGCTGCGCCAGTGGGTGGGTCTGCAGCACGACCACCAGCCGTTCTTCTTCATCGCCGACCTGCACGCGATCACCGTCGAGCAGGACCCCAAGGTGCTGCGCGAGCGGACCCTGCGCGCGGCCGCCCAGCTCCTCGCGATGGGCATCGACCCCGAGCGCTCGGCGATCTTCGTGCAGAGCCAGGTGCCCGCCCACGCCCAGCTCGGCTGGGTGCTGCAGTGCCTGACCGGCTTCGGCGAGGCCCGCCGGATGACCCAGTTCAAGGACAAGTCGGCCAAGGGCGGCGAGGGCGCGGCCAGCGTCGGGCTGTTCACCTACCCGGTCCTGCAGGCGGCCGACATCCTGCTCTACCGACCGCACTTCGTGCCGGTCGGTGAGGACCAGCGCCAGCACCTCGAGCTGACCCGCGACCTCGCGCAGCGCTTCAACCACCGCTACAAGAAGACCTTCCGGCTGCCGGAGCCCTACATCCTCAAGGCCACCGCGAAGATCGCCGACCTCCAGGAGCCCACCGCCAAGATGTCGAAGTCGGCCTCCTCGGCCGCCGGCATCATCGACCTGCTCGACCAGCCGTCGGTCAGCGCGAAGAAGATCCGCTCGGCGGTCACCGACTCCGACAACGACGTCCGCTTCGACCGAGACGAGAAGCCCGGCGTCAGCAACCTGCTCACCATCTACTCGGCGCTGACCGGCGAGGGCGTGCACGACCTCGTCGAGCAGTACGCCGGCCGCGGCTACGGCGACCTGAAGAAGGACCTCGCCGAGATCGTCGTCGGGGTGGTGACCCCCTTCCGAGACCGCACCCTCGAGCTCCTGGACGACCAGGCCTACCTCAGCGAGGTGCTGCGCCGGGGGGCCGACCAGGCCAACGAGGTCGCCGAGGCCACGCTGCGTGACGTCTACCAGCGGGTCGGCTTCGTGGCGCCGACCCGTTCCCGATGA
- a CDS encoding GNAT family N-acetyltransferase: MSPAPTLTDAREGAPVVILRAHRPDDAQGSYEQCQDPLSQEWTTVPLPYTREMAHGFVTEMMPGGWSDDSEWGFALDVDGRYAGTVSLRNEGDGRAEIAYGSHPWVRGTGAVERALRLLLDWGFAERDLRTVVWWANTGNWASRKVAWRLGFTMEGTVRQYLPHRGELRDAWVATLLAGDPREPRTAWDGPS; this comes from the coding sequence ATGTCTCCTGCCCCCACCCTGACCGATGCCCGTGAGGGCGCTCCCGTCGTGATCCTGCGCGCGCACCGCCCCGACGACGCCCAGGGCTCCTACGAGCAGTGCCAGGACCCGCTCTCGCAGGAGTGGACCACGGTGCCGCTGCCCTACACCCGCGAGATGGCCCACGGCTTCGTCACCGAGATGATGCCGGGCGGCTGGAGCGACGACTCCGAGTGGGGCTTCGCCCTCGACGTCGACGGCCGGTACGCCGGCACCGTGTCGCTGCGCAACGAGGGCGACGGCCGTGCGGAGATCGCCTACGGCTCCCACCCCTGGGTCCGCGGCACCGGCGCCGTCGAGCGCGCGCTGCGGCTGCTGCTGGACTGGGGCTTCGCGGAGCGCGACCTGCGCACCGTGGTCTGGTGGGCCAACACCGGCAACTGGGCCTCGCGCAAGGTCGCGTGGCGGCTCGGCTTCACGATGGAGGGCACGGTGCGCCAGTACCTGCCGCACCGTGGCGAGCTGCGCGACGCGTGGGTGGCCACGCTGCTCGCCGGCGACCCACGGGAGCCCCGGACGGCCTGGGACGGTCCCTCGTGA
- a CDS encoding MFS transporter has translation MTSLTEATPALAPTSRARFLLAVVALATGGFAIGTTEFVTMGLLPQIADGVAVSIPEAGHLISAYALGVVVGAPTIAALGARMPRRALLIWLMLAYGVLNLLSAAISHYGLLAFVRFLDGLPHGAYFGVSALIASSMVSPERRGRALALVMMGIPVANVVGVPAATLLGQALGWRAAYVAVGLVSVLTVVLILLFVPSTPGDTEATGRRELAALRRPQLWYAVVAGAIGFGGMFALVSYIAPLTTDVGGLGESAVAVFLLVLGVGMVVGNTVAGPLIDWSIETSLRGASVGLALALALYYVLAPTGWWALVAAFSVTVIGSVLALGFMARLMDAAGQAQTLGAAMSHASLNMGNALGAWLGGLVIAAGYGLRAPLVVGVALAVAGLGVLVLAHRAHLLDD, from the coding sequence ATGACTTCCCTGACCGAGGCCACCCCGGCCCTCGCCCCGACCAGCCGCGCCCGCTTCCTGCTGGCCGTGGTCGCCCTGGCGACGGGGGGCTTCGCGATCGGCACGACCGAGTTCGTGACCATGGGCCTGCTCCCGCAGATCGCCGACGGCGTGGCGGTGAGCATCCCCGAGGCCGGGCACCTGATCTCGGCCTACGCCCTCGGCGTGGTCGTCGGTGCGCCGACGATCGCGGCGCTCGGCGCCCGGATGCCCCGGCGCGCGCTGCTGATCTGGCTGATGCTCGCCTACGGGGTCCTCAACCTGCTCAGCGCCGCGATCTCGCACTACGGCCTGCTCGCCTTCGTGCGCTTCCTCGACGGGCTGCCGCACGGCGCGTACTTCGGTGTCTCGGCGCTGATCGCCTCGAGCATGGTCAGCCCGGAGCGTCGTGGACGGGCGCTCGCGCTGGTGATGATGGGCATCCCGGTCGCCAACGTCGTCGGCGTCCCGGCAGCGACCCTGCTCGGCCAGGCGCTGGGCTGGCGGGCGGCGTACGTCGCCGTCGGACTGGTCTCGGTCCTCACCGTCGTGCTCATCCTGCTCTTCGTGCCCAGCACCCCCGGCGACACCGAGGCGACCGGTCGCCGCGAGCTCGCGGCGCTGCGCCGCCCGCAGCTCTGGTACGCCGTCGTGGCCGGCGCGATCGGCTTCGGCGGGATGTTCGCCCTGGTCTCCTACATCGCCCCGCTGACCACCGACGTCGGTGGGCTGGGGGAGTCCGCGGTCGCGGTCTTCCTGCTGGTGCTGGGCGTGGGCATGGTGGTCGGCAACACCGTCGCCGGCCCCCTCATCGACTGGTCGATCGAGACCTCGCTGCGCGGGGCGTCGGTCGGGCTCGCCCTGGCCCTGGCGCTCTACTACGTGCTGGCCCCCACCGGCTGGTGGGCGCTGGTCGCGGCGTTCTCGGTCACCGTCATCGGCTCGGTGCTGGCACTGGGCTTCATGGCCCGGTTGATGGACGCCGCCGGGCAGGCCCAGACCCTCGGTGCGGCGATGAGCCACGCCAGCCTCAACATGGGCAACGCCCTCGGCGCCTGGCTCGGCGGGCTCGTCATCGCGGCCGGCTACGGCCTGCGCGCGCCGCTCGTCGTCGGCGTGGCCCTGGCCGTCGCCGGGCTCGGCGTCCTGGTGCTGGCGCACCGCGCCCACCTCCTGGACGACTGA
- a CDS encoding SigE family RNA polymerase sigma factor, with protein MTLAFEDYVVARWSRLVRSAVLMGADPHAAEDLVQTALVKVYGAWGRVTRATDPDAYVHRVLINTLIDSRRRRWWREAPTEVLPEAALPDGTDEVLRHDALRVALARLVPGQRQVLVLRYYADLSETQIAAALGISTGTVKSRASRGLAVLESDPTLGSLVTGER; from the coding sequence ATGACGCTCGCATTCGAGGACTACGTGGTCGCCCGGTGGTCGCGCCTGGTCCGCTCGGCGGTCCTGATGGGCGCCGACCCGCACGCGGCCGAGGACCTCGTCCAGACCGCCCTGGTGAAGGTGTACGGCGCCTGGGGCAGGGTGACCCGTGCCACCGACCCCGACGCCTACGTGCACCGGGTCCTGATCAACACCCTGATCGACAGCCGGCGCCGCCGCTGGTGGCGCGAGGCGCCGACCGAGGTGCTGCCCGAGGCCGCCCTGCCCGACGGCACCGACGAGGTGCTGCGCCACGACGCCCTGCGCGTCGCCCTGGCCCGGCTGGTGCCGGGTCAGCGGCAGGTCCTCGTGCTGCGCTACTACGCCGACCTGTCCGAGACGCAGATCGCCGCGGCGCTGGGGATCTCGACAGGCACGGTCAAGAGCAGGGCGAGCCGTGGCCTGGCGGTGCTGGAGTCCGATCCGACCCTCGGGTCACTGGTGACGGGAGAACGATGA
- a CDS encoding NADP-dependent isocitrate dehydrogenase — MATIIYTHTDEAPLLATYSFLPIIQAYAAKAGVEVETRDISLAGRILAQFPERLTEEQRVADHLAELGELATKPEANIIKLPNISASTPQLKAAVKELQEKGYDLPDYPEHPQTEDEKDARAKYDKVKGSAVNPVLREGNSDRRAPAAVKGYAKKYPHRMGEWKSDSKTTVTTMDGGDFFSNEQSVVLDAADTLSIVHVGADGTETVLKDALPVEAGEVVDATFMSVAALRRFLTEQIARAKADDVLFSVHLKATMMKVSDPIVFGHAVQAFFPTLFEQYGAQLAEAGISPNDGLGALMSAVDSLPDGEAIKASVKQGLADGPRMAMVDDRKGITNLHVPSDVIIDASMPAMIRIGGHMWGPDGQEDDCLAVIPDSSYAGVYAAVIEDCKAHGAYDPATMGSVPNVGLMARKAEEYGSHDKTFEIADAGTVVVRNAAGETLMSHEVEPGDIWRACQTKDEPIRDWVKLAVTRARASGSPAIFWLDENRAHDANLIKKIEAYLPEHDTDGLTIEVMTPAEATTYSVERIRKGEDTISVTGNVLRDYNTDLFPILEVGTSAKMLSIVPLMNGGGLFETGAGGSAPKHVQQLIEQNYLRWDSLGEFFALAASFEHLAGYADNRGAKVLADTLDAATATFLEEDKSPTRKIGGIDNRGSHFYLALYWAQELAKQTADTDLAKVFAPLAEKLAAEEETIVSELNAVQGSPADVGGYFRPQDDKADQVMRPSTTLNEALASL, encoded by the coding sequence ATGGCCACCATCATCTACACGCACACCGACGAGGCGCCGCTGCTGGCGACGTACTCCTTCCTCCCGATCATCCAGGCGTACGCCGCCAAGGCCGGTGTCGAGGTGGAGACCCGCGACATCTCGCTGGCGGGTCGCATCCTCGCGCAGTTCCCCGAGCGCCTCACCGAGGAGCAGCGGGTGGCCGACCACCTCGCCGAGCTCGGCGAGCTGGCCACCAAGCCCGAGGCCAACATCATCAAGCTGCCCAACATCTCCGCCTCCACCCCGCAGCTCAAGGCCGCGGTCAAGGAGCTGCAGGAGAAGGGCTACGACCTGCCCGACTACCCCGAGCACCCGCAGACCGAGGACGAGAAGGACGCCCGGGCCAAGTACGACAAGGTCAAGGGCTCCGCGGTCAACCCGGTCCTGCGCGAGGGCAACTCCGACCGCCGCGCCCCCGCCGCCGTCAAGGGCTACGCCAAGAAGTACCCCCACCGCATGGGCGAGTGGAAGAGCGACTCGAAGACCACCGTGACCACCATGGACGGCGGCGACTTCTTCTCCAACGAGCAGTCGGTCGTCCTCGACGCCGCCGACACCCTCTCGATCGTGCACGTCGGCGCCGACGGCACCGAGACCGTCCTCAAGGACGCGCTGCCCGTCGAGGCCGGCGAGGTCGTCGACGCGACCTTCATGAGCGTCGCCGCGCTGCGTCGCTTCCTGACCGAGCAGATCGCGCGGGCCAAGGCCGACGACGTGCTCTTCTCGGTGCACCTCAAGGCGACGATGATGAAGGTCTCCGACCCGATCGTCTTCGGCCATGCCGTGCAGGCGTTCTTCCCCACCCTCTTCGAGCAGTACGGCGCGCAGCTCGCCGAGGCGGGCATCTCGCCCAACGACGGGCTCGGTGCCCTGATGTCCGCGGTCGACTCGCTGCCCGACGGCGAGGCCATCAAGGCCTCCGTGAAGCAGGGCCTGGCCGACGGTCCGCGGATGGCCATGGTCGACGACCGCAAGGGCATCACCAACCTGCACGTGCCCTCCGACGTCATCATCGACGCCTCGATGCCGGCCATGATCCGCATCGGTGGCCACATGTGGGGTCCCGACGGCCAGGAGGACGACTGCCTCGCGGTCATCCCCGACTCCTCCTACGCCGGCGTGTACGCCGCGGTCATCGAGGACTGCAAGGCGCACGGCGCCTACGACCCGGCCACGATGGGCTCGGTGCCCAACGTGGGGCTGATGGCCCGCAAGGCCGAGGAGTACGGCTCCCACGACAAGACCTTCGAGATCGCCGACGCGGGCACCGTCGTGGTGCGCAACGCCGCCGGCGAGACGCTGATGTCGCACGAGGTCGAGCCGGGCGACATCTGGCGCGCCTGCCAGACCAAGGACGAGCCGATCCGCGACTGGGTCAAGCTGGCCGTGACCCGGGCCCGCGCCAGCGGCTCCCCGGCGATCTTCTGGCTCGACGAGAACCGTGCGCACGACGCCAACCTGATCAAGAAGATCGAGGCCTACCTCCCCGAGCACGACACCGACGGGCTGACCATCGAGGTCATGACGCCGGCCGAGGCGACGACGTACTCCGTCGAGCGCATCCGCAAGGGCGAGGACACCATCTCGGTGACCGGCAACGTGCTGCGCGACTACAACACCGACCTGTTCCCGATCCTCGAGGTCGGCACGTCGGCGAAGATGCTCTCGATCGTCCCGCTGATGAACGGCGGCGGCCTCTTCGAGACCGGCGCCGGCGGTTCGGCGCCCAAGCACGTGCAGCAGCTCATCGAGCAGAACTACCTGCGCTGGGACAGCCTGGGCGAGTTCTTCGCTCTGGCCGCCTCCTTCGAGCACCTCGCCGGGTACGCCGACAACCGCGGCGCCAAGGTCCTCGCCGACACCCTGGACGCCGCCACCGCGACGTTCCTGGAGGAGGACAAGTCCCCGACCCGCAAGATCGGCGGCATCGACAACCGCGGCTCGCACTTCTACCTGGCGCTCTACTGGGCCCAGGAGCTGGCGAAGCAGACGGCGGACACCGACCTCGCGAAGGTCTTCGCCCCGCTGGCCGAGAAGCTGGCCGCCGAGGAGGAGACCATCGTCTCCGAGCTCAACGCCGTGCAGGGCAGCCCGGCCGACGTCGGGGGCTACTTCCGGCCCCAGGACGACAAGGCCGACCAGGTGATGCGTCCCTCCACGACGCTGAACGAGGCCCTCGCCTCGCTCTGA
- a CDS encoding MIP/aquaporin family protein produces MAETAASPTAPDPVTPSMTQRGVAEGLGTMVLVLLGGLATVLSGYSPLVTALGFGLTVTAVMLAFARLGHVHLNPAVSIGAALAGRLSWAHAGVLAAAQVLGGVLGALAGWVVLHGFATYDLGFAPSFFGEHMRGANPPGELALWSALLLELLLTGVFVWLFLAATDRRSEHASMAPLAVGLAFTAVFLATVVMTGGGINPARAIGTALFSGVDAIAQNWVFVLAPLLGAALAGLTYPMVMGADAEALPGSGFTLPRRSPAATAAVQQPDWNQAHHQSAAQPVEQGPIIQDGWQWDPVAHQWKPVEQAAPQPRYLGDDDGRTQIRP; encoded by the coding sequence ATGGCTGAGACCGCTGCATCCCCGACCGCGCCCGACCCCGTGACCCCGTCGATGACCCAGCGAGGCGTCGCCGAGGGCCTCGGGACGATGGTGCTGGTGCTCCTCGGCGGCCTCGCCACCGTCCTCAGCGGGTACAGCCCCCTGGTGACCGCACTCGGCTTCGGGCTCACCGTGACCGCGGTGATGCTGGCCTTCGCCCGGCTCGGCCACGTGCACCTCAACCCGGCGGTGAGCATCGGCGCCGCACTGGCGGGCCGGCTGTCCTGGGCCCACGCCGGCGTCCTGGCCGCCGCCCAGGTGCTCGGCGGCGTGCTGGGCGCCCTGGCCGGCTGGGTGGTGCTGCACGGCTTCGCCACCTACGACCTCGGCTTCGCCCCGTCCTTCTTCGGCGAGCACATGCGCGGCGCCAACCCCCCGGGCGAGCTCGCCCTGTGGTCCGCCCTGCTCCTCGAGCTGCTGCTCACCGGCGTCTTCGTGTGGCTGTTCCTGGCCGCCACCGACCGCCGCAGCGAGCACGCCTCCATGGCCCCGCTGGCCGTCGGGCTCGCGTTCACGGCCGTCTTCCTGGCCACCGTCGTGATGACCGGCGGCGGCATCAACCCGGCGCGCGCGATCGGCACGGCCCTCTTCTCCGGCGTCGACGCGATCGCCCAGAACTGGGTGTTCGTGCTGGCGCCGCTGCTGGGCGCCGCCCTCGCGGGGCTGACCTACCCGATGGTGATGGGCGCCGACGCCGAGGCGCTGCCCGGCTCCGGGTTCACCTTGCCGCGGCGCAGCCCGGCCGCGACCGCGGCCGTCCAGCAGCCGGACTGGAACCAGGCCCACCACCAGTCCGCCGCGCAGCCCGTCGAGCAGGGCCCGATCATCCAGGACGGCTGGCAGTGGGACCCGGTGGCGCACCAGTGGAAGCCGGTCGAGCAGGCCGCGCCGCAGCCGCGCTACCTCGGTGACGACGACGGCCGGACCCAGATCCGGCCCTGA
- a CDS encoding NAD-dependent epimerase/dehydratase family protein, with protein sequence MTETRTSPPASPSSGAAPVVVVTGANGLVGAATCAALVERGAHVRAVVRRSGTAPGLPGVEEHVGEFHDPDLASRVVDGASAVVTTVHPMGSDRETQHRIGVEGTPVLARAAAAAGVDRFVHVSTAAVYDRSPGAGDVDESAALVGDDGGDYPVTKRDTDAALGRVEGLTRVLVRPPAILGQGESSVWNTLRPQAIRDDESARHANPAQSFAWVHLDDLAALLADVATGRTAASDDPALGPVAGGCTAVNVAGEPATVRDYTEVVTGALGVEPVWDDGPAWTGQVRADRALGWGWRPRVSLSEALDEVADGLRG encoded by the coding sequence ATGACTGAGACCCGCACCAGCCCTCCTGCCAGCCCTTCCAGCGGCGCTGCTCCGGTCGTCGTCGTCACGGGAGCCAACGGCCTCGTCGGCGCCGCGACCTGCGCCGCCCTCGTCGAGCGCGGCGCCCACGTGCGTGCCGTCGTACGCCGCTCGGGCACCGCCCCGGGCCTGCCCGGCGTCGAGGAGCATGTCGGGGAGTTCCACGACCCCGACCTCGCGAGCCGGGTCGTCGACGGGGCGAGCGCCGTGGTGACGACCGTGCACCCGATGGGCAGCGACCGGGAGACCCAGCACCGGATCGGGGTCGAGGGCACGCCGGTCCTGGCGCGGGCGGCGGCCGCCGCCGGCGTGGACCGCTTCGTGCACGTGTCGACGGCCGCGGTCTACGACCGCTCGCCGGGGGCGGGCGACGTCGACGAGTCCGCCGCGCTGGTGGGCGACGACGGGGGCGACTACCCGGTGACCAAGCGGGACACCGATGCCGCCCTCGGCCGGGTCGAGGGGCTGACCCGGGTCCTGGTGCGCCCGCCGGCGATCCTGGGACAGGGGGAGAGCTCGGTGTGGAACACCCTGCGTCCGCAGGCGATCCGTGACGACGAGTCGGCCCGGCACGCCAACCCGGCCCAGTCCTTCGCATGGGTGCACCTCGACGACCTGGCCGCGCTGCTGGCCGACGTCGCCACCGGCCGCACGGCCGCCTCCGACGACCCCGCGCTCGGCCCGGTCGCCGGCGGGTGCACGGCGGTGAACGTCGCCGGTGAGCCGGCCACCGTCCGTGACTACACCGAGGTCGTGACCGGCGCCCTGGGCGTCGAGCCGGTCTGGGACGACGGACCCGCGTGGACCGGCCAGGTGCGCGCCGACCGGGCGCTCGGCTGGGGCTGGCGGCCGAGGGTGTCCCTGAGCGAGGCGCTCGACGAGGTCGCCGACGGCCTGCGCGGCTGA
- a CDS encoding malate dehydrogenase: protein MSTTPLKVAVTGAAGQIGYSLLFRLASGALTGGQPIELRLLEITPALKALEGVVMELDDCAFPGLAGVEIGDDAEKIFDGVNLALLVGARPRGPGMERGDLLSANGAIFTAQGKALNKVAASDVRIGVTGNPANTNALIAMTNAPDIPQERFSALTRLDHNRAISQLAAKTGASVTDITKMTIWGNHSATQYPDLFNAEIAGKNAAETVGDQDWLENTFIPTVAKRGAAIIEARGSSSAASAASATIDAARDWLYGSAEGDWVSMAVRSNGEYGVPEGLISSFPVTTSGGDWSIVEGLEVNDFSRARIDASTAELAEERDAVTELGLI from the coding sequence GTGAGCACTACCCCGTTGAAGGTGGCCGTCACCGGCGCCGCCGGTCAGATCGGCTACAGCCTGCTGTTCCGCCTCGCGAGCGGCGCACTGACCGGTGGCCAGCCCATCGAGCTGCGCCTGCTGGAGATCACCCCCGCCCTGAAGGCGCTCGAGGGCGTCGTCATGGAGCTCGACGACTGCGCGTTCCCCGGCCTCGCCGGTGTGGAGATCGGTGACGACGCCGAGAAGATCTTCGACGGCGTCAACCTCGCCCTGCTCGTCGGCGCGCGCCCGCGTGGCCCCGGCATGGAGCGCGGCGACCTGCTCTCCGCCAACGGCGCGATCTTCACCGCGCAGGGCAAGGCCCTGAACAAGGTGGCCGCCTCCGACGTGCGCATCGGCGTGACCGGCAACCCGGCCAACACCAACGCGCTCATCGCGATGACCAACGCCCCCGACATCCCGCAGGAGCGGTTCTCGGCGCTGACCCGCCTCGACCACAACCGCGCGATCTCGCAGCTGGCCGCCAAGACCGGCGCCTCGGTCACCGACATCACCAAGATGACGATCTGGGGCAACCACTCCGCGACCCAGTACCCCGACCTGTTCAACGCCGAGATCGCCGGCAAGAACGCCGCCGAGACCGTGGGCGACCAGGACTGGCTCGAGAACACCTTCATCCCGACCGTCGCCAAGCGCGGCGCGGCGATCATCGAGGCCCGGGGCTCCTCCTCGGCCGCCTCCGCCGCCTCCGCCACCATCGACGCCGCGCGCGACTGGCTCTACGGCTCCGCCGAGGGCGACTGGGTCTCGATGGCGGTGCGCTCGAACGGCGAGTACGGCGTCCCCGAGGGCCTCATCTCCTCGTTCCCCGTCACCACCTCCGGTGGCGACTGGAGCATCGTCGAGGGCCTCGAGGTCAACGACTTCTCGCGCGCCCGCATCGACGCCTCGACCGCCGAGCTCGCCGAGGAGCGCGACGCGGTCACCGAGCTCGGCCTGATCTGA
- a CDS encoding type IV toxin-antitoxin system AbiEi family antitoxin domain-containing protein: MDVRPPPLLEPTTAERASALGWTRRRLQRALHDGRVRRVLRGVYVDASVPDSTALRAAAARLVLPARMVVCDRSAAWLHGVDHWEPSALDVPPGLEVVARDGTRTRLAGTHGALRSLVADDGMVLDGVPVTTPLRTAADLACLHGRLGAAAVLDQFARAHGVTPEDLRCITGRFAGRRGVTQLRELGTDACGLLESPGESWVRRLVLDHQLPMPTAQVVVQLPEGEFRLDLAYPRLRIAVEYDGEEHHSSPRTGSVTGCAARR; the protein is encoded by the coding sequence ATGGATGTCCGCCCTCCCCCTCTCCTCGAGCCGACCACCGCCGAGCGTGCGAGCGCGCTCGGCTGGACCCGCCGGCGCCTGCAGCGCGCCCTCCACGACGGCCGCGTACGCCGCGTCCTGCGCGGTGTGTACGTCGACGCCAGCGTCCCTGATAGCACCGCCCTGCGGGCGGCCGCGGCACGGCTGGTCCTGCCTGCCCGGATGGTGGTCTGCGACCGCAGCGCCGCCTGGCTGCACGGCGTCGACCACTGGGAGCCCAGCGCGCTCGACGTACCACCCGGGCTCGAGGTCGTGGCCCGCGACGGCACCCGCACCCGGCTCGCCGGCACCCACGGCGCGCTGCGCTCCCTGGTCGCCGACGACGGCATGGTCCTGGACGGAGTGCCCGTGACGACGCCGTTGCGCACGGCGGCCGATCTCGCGTGCCTGCACGGTCGCCTGGGTGCCGCCGCTGTGCTCGACCAGTTCGCCCGGGCGCACGGCGTCACCCCCGAGGACCTGCGGTGCATCACGGGCCGCTTCGCGGGCCGCCGCGGCGTGACCCAGCTGCGCGAGCTGGGGACCGACGCCTGTGGCCTGCTCGAGTCACCCGGTGAGTCCTGGGTGCGCCGGCTCGTGCTCGACCACCAGCTCCCGATGCCGACGGCCCAGGTCGTCGTACAGCTGCCCGAGGGCGAGTTCCGTCTCGACCTGGCCTACCCACGCCTGCGGATCGCTGTCGAGTACGACGGCGAGGAGCACCACTCCTCCCCGAGGACCGGGAGCGTGACCGGCTGCGCCGCGAGGCGCTGA
- a CDS encoding DUF3017 domain-containing protein, producing MSEPTIEPADDLPPSVEEIAEEIHEEEGRRYPSTIGGLLYLCVLATGALGITLAALGDWRLGVTVLAGALMAGAGLRLVLPARDAGMLAVRHRFLDVALLGGVGGLMLFLARTIPNQPGL from the coding sequence GTGAGCGAACCGACGATCGAACCTGCTGACGACCTCCCGCCCTCGGTGGAGGAGATCGCCGAGGAGATCCACGAGGAGGAGGGGCGCCGCTACCCCTCGACGATCGGCGGTCTGCTCTACCTGTGCGTCCTCGCGACCGGTGCCCTGGGCATCACGCTGGCCGCGCTCGGCGACTGGCGCCTGGGGGTCACCGTGCTCGCCGGGGCCCTGATGGCCGGCGCCGGCCTGCGCCTGGTCCTCCCGGCCCGCGACGCCGGGATGCTCGCCGTCCGGCACCGGTTCCTCGACGTCGCGCTCCTCGGTGGCGTCGGCGGTCTGATGCTCTTCCTGGCCCGCACCATCCCCAACCAACCCGGCCTCTGA